The following are encoded together in the Pseudomonas sp. IB20 genome:
- a CDS encoding aminotransferase class I/II-fold pyridoxal phosphate-dependent enzyme: MRFSPFVERIAGQGVAAWDIHHAAYQAASQGEDIIILSVGDPDFATPSFITDAAVSALRGGDTHYTEIPGRPTLRDAVATRYSKTLSRPVAAENVIIVPGAQNALFISSLCLLQAGDEVLVLDPMYVTYEATLKASGATLVRVPCSPESGFRLDAQLLATAITPRTRAIFFSNPNNPTGVVLNPQELQAIADLAVAYDLWVVVDEVYESLVFDGHYHSLAALPGMAERCIVIGSLSKSHAMTGWRIGWIIAAPQMVVHAETLVLSMLYGLPGFVMEAATAAVLAHDEVTLSMREIYRRRRDLVVAGLSACPGIKVQAPQAGMFVLVDVRGTGLGSLDFAWRLFREAGVSVLDAAAFGEPAQGFVRLSFTLGEERLAQACQRIAAFVAKLASEPRIAAAPKVEVVQPAQAKKMIEVIDLHKRFGNIDVLKGISLTAHEGEVISLIGASGSGKSTLLRCINMLEVPDQGSIHVDGESIKLNYGAPGAPLVADAKQLVRIRSTLGMVFQNFNLWPHRTVLENLIEAPTQVLRESRAEAIERAEALLDRVGLAAKRNEFPAFLSGGQQQRVAIARALAMRPKVMLFDEPTSALDPELVGEVLRVIRSLAEEGRTMILVTHEMAFARDVSSKVAFLHQGMIEETGSPDSVFINPRSERCRQFVNAHQTR; this comes from the coding sequence ATGCGGTTTTCCCCCTTCGTTGAACGAATTGCAGGGCAGGGCGTAGCCGCCTGGGACATCCACCACGCGGCGTACCAAGCAGCCAGCCAGGGCGAAGACATCATCATCCTCAGCGTCGGTGACCCGGATTTCGCCACGCCGTCGTTTATCACCGACGCCGCCGTCAGTGCGTTGCGCGGCGGCGACACCCACTACACCGAAATCCCCGGCCGCCCGACATTGCGCGATGCCGTCGCCACGCGCTACAGCAAGACCCTGTCGCGGCCAGTAGCCGCCGAAAACGTCATCATCGTGCCCGGTGCGCAGAACGCGTTGTTCATCAGTTCGCTGTGCCTGCTGCAAGCTGGTGATGAAGTGCTGGTGCTCGACCCGATGTACGTCACCTACGAAGCCACGCTCAAGGCCAGTGGTGCGACGCTTGTGCGCGTGCCGTGTTCGCCGGAGTCCGGGTTTCGCCTGGACGCCCAGTTGCTCGCTACCGCCATCACGCCGCGCACTCGGGCGATTTTTTTCTCCAACCCGAACAACCCCACTGGCGTAGTCCTCAACCCGCAAGAACTGCAAGCGATTGCCGACCTGGCCGTCGCCTATGACCTGTGGGTGGTGGTGGACGAAGTCTACGAAAGCCTGGTGTTCGACGGCCACTACCACAGCCTCGCCGCATTGCCGGGCATGGCTGAGCGCTGCATCGTGATCGGCAGTTTGTCCAAATCCCACGCCATGACCGGCTGGCGAATCGGCTGGATCATTGCCGCGCCGCAGATGGTCGTGCACGCAGAAACCCTGGTGCTGAGCATGCTGTACGGCTTGCCCGGCTTCGTGATGGAAGCCGCCACAGCGGCGGTATTGGCCCATGACGAGGTGACGCTGAGCATGCGCGAAATCTACCGGCGCCGCCGTGACCTGGTCGTCGCGGGCCTTAGTGCGTGCCCGGGGATCAAGGTGCAGGCACCGCAAGCGGGCATGTTTGTGCTGGTGGACGTGCGCGGCACTGGCCTGGGCTCATTGGATTTTGCCTGGCGCTTGTTCCGCGAAGCGGGCGTGTCGGTGCTGGACGCGGCCGCCTTTGGTGAGCCGGCGCAAGGTTTTGTGCGCTTGTCCTTCACCCTCGGTGAAGAACGCCTGGCGCAAGCCTGCCAACGCATTGCCGCGTTCGTCGCCAAGCTGGCCAGTGAGCCGCGTATCGCGGCGGCGCCGAAGGTCGAGGTGGTGCAACCGGCCCAAGCCAAGAAGATGATTGAAGTCATCGACCTGCATAAACGCTTTGGCAATATCGACGTGCTCAAAGGCATTTCGTTGACCGCCCACGAAGGCGAGGTGATCTCGCTGATCGGCGCCAGTGGCTCGGGCAAAAGCACCTTGCTGCGCTGCATCAACATGCTCGAAGTGCCGGACCAGGGCAGCATTCACGTCGATGGCGAAAGCATCAAGCTGAACTACGGCGCTCCCGGCGCGCCACTGGTGGCCGACGCCAAGCAACTGGTGCGCATCCGCTCGACCCTGGGCATGGTGTTCCAGAATTTCAACCTGTGGCCCCATCGCACCGTGCTTGAAAACCTCATCGAAGCGCCGACCCAAGTGCTGCGCGAAAGCCGTGCCGAGGCGATCGAGCGCGCCGAAGCCTTGCTTGACCGCGTGGGCCTGGCCGCCAAGCGCAACGAGTTCCCGGCGTTTCTCTCCGGCGGCCAGCAACAACGGGTGGCGATTGCCCGCGCGTTGGCCATGCGTCCCAAAGTCATGCTGTTCGACGAGCCCACCTCAGCCCTCGACCCGGAACTGGTCGGCGAAGTGCTGCGCGTTATCCGCTCGCTGGCCGAAGAAGGCCGCACCATGATCCTGGTCACCCATGAAATGGCCTTCGCCCGGGATGTGTCCTCCAAAGTGGCTTTTCTGCACCAAGGCATGATCGAGGAAACCGGCTCGCCGGACTCGGTGTTTATCAACCCACGCAGTGAGCGTTGCCGGCAGTTCGTCAACGCGCATCAAACTCGCTAA
- a CDS encoding ABC transporter permease — MPEWISYYAGLIAKGLQTTLSLLAISAVLGFTLAVLVALARLSRRKWLARGALAYTSVLRGTPLLIQIYIFYYGLGSVFAQFPMIRGSFLWPFLRDGYWYIVFALVLSVGAYVGEVIRGGLLAVPKGEMEAASAFGMTPRQALLRVRLPRAMRLLLPTLAGETVMLLKSTALASTIAVVDLLGAANVVRAQTLQIYQPLLLVAGVYLCLTFLIEGVYAIAERRGTPLRRSVG, encoded by the coding sequence ATGCCTGAGTGGATAAGTTACTACGCGGGGCTGATCGCCAAGGGGCTGCAGACCACCTTGTCGCTGCTGGCGATCTCGGCAGTGCTCGGTTTTACCCTGGCGGTGCTGGTGGCACTGGCGCGCTTGTCGCGGCGCAAGTGGCTGGCGCGGGGTGCGCTGGCCTACACCAGCGTGTTGCGGGGCACGCCGCTGTTGATCCAGATCTACATTTTCTACTACGGGTTGGGCAGCGTGTTTGCGCAGTTTCCAATGATACGTGGCAGCTTCCTCTGGCCGTTTTTGCGCGACGGTTACTGGTACATCGTGTTCGCCCTGGTGCTGTCGGTGGGTGCCTATGTGGGTGAAGTGATTCGCGGCGGCCTGCTGGCAGTGCCCAAGGGCGAGATGGAGGCGGCGTCTGCGTTTGGCATGACGCCGCGCCAGGCGTTGCTGCGGGTGCGCCTGCCACGGGCAATGCGGTTGCTGTTGCCGACCCTGGCCGGGGAGACGGTGATGTTGCTCAAGTCCACGGCACTGGCCTCGACGATTGCCGTGGTCGATCTTTTGGGCGCGGCTAACGTGGTACGGGCGCAGACCTTGCAAATCTATCAGCCGTTGCTGCTGGTGGCCGGGGTTTACCTGTGCCTGACCTTTCTCATCGAAGGCGTCTACGCCATCGCCGAACGGCGCGGCACACCGTTGCGCAGGTCGGTGGGATGA
- a CDS encoding ABC transporter permease: protein MLDLLSFGDQGWGNALLKGLWMTLQISAGSFVVGLLIGLVVACAKLSAPRPIALLMRGYTTVFRAVPELLLILLLYYAGSMGLNALMLWLGFEQVNISGPLVAVLVLGLVQGAYASEIFRAAILAIPHGQIEAARAFGLSGFGLFRRVTLPIMAPYALAGMSNLWINLIKDSALISVVGTNELLYTAKQAAGSTRQYLLFYLTAAALYYLVTLASNYLSGRLERRIRRWMPVVE, encoded by the coding sequence ATGCTGGATCTCCTCAGCTTTGGTGACCAGGGATGGGGCAACGCGCTGTTGAAAGGGTTATGGATGACCCTGCAAATCTCAGCAGGCTCCTTTGTCGTAGGGTTGCTGATTGGCTTGGTGGTGGCCTGCGCCAAGCTCAGCGCGCCGCGCCCGATTGCGTTGTTGATGCGCGGCTACACCACGGTGTTTCGCGCGGTGCCGGAACTGCTGCTGATCCTGCTGCTGTACTACGCAGGCTCCATGGGCCTTAACGCGCTGATGCTGTGGCTGGGGTTCGAGCAGGTGAATATCAGCGGCCCGTTGGTGGCGGTCCTGGTATTGGGGCTGGTGCAGGGCGCCTATGCCTCGGAGATTTTCCGTGCAGCGATCCTGGCGATTCCCCACGGCCAGATCGAAGCCGCACGGGCGTTTGGCCTCAGCGGCTTTGGCCTGTTTCGCCGGGTCACCTTGCCGATCATGGCGCCGTACGCCTTGGCGGGCATGTCCAACCTGTGGATCAACCTGATCAAGGACAGCGCCTTGATCAGCGTGGTCGGCACCAACGAACTGCTGTACACCGCCAAGCAGGCGGCGGGTTCCACACGCCAATACTTGCTGTTCTACCTCACGGCCGCCGCCTTGTACTACCTGGTGACGCTGGCTTCCAACTACCTGTCCGGGCGCCTGGAGCGACGTATTCGTCGCTGGATGCCGGTTGTCGAGTGA
- a CDS encoding alpha-E domain-containing protein yields the protein MLSRTAADLYWMSRYLERAENLARMLEVSYSLSLMPQAGRSDGLDELAMSLLSSGTLESYLERHKQLDAMRMLHFFALDEENPASIYNCLRAARGNAHAVRGRITADMWENLNATWLEMRSIAAGGLARHGISHFCDWVKQRSHLFRGATSGTIMRNDAYRFIRLGTFVERADNTLRLLDARYEMFGEESEEVSDLSARGYYQWSALLRALSSFEAYTELYPNALNARSVSELLLLRSDVPRSLHACIEELSHILADLPGSYGRTAQRLAAEFEARLRYTGIDEILEDGLHSRLTDFIDTVRELARAIHSSYLEVV from the coding sequence ATGTTGAGTAGAACCGCCGCAGATCTGTACTGGATGTCGCGTTACCTGGAGCGTGCCGAGAACCTAGCGCGCATGCTCGAAGTCAGTTACTCGCTGTCGTTGATGCCCCAGGCCGGGCGCAGCGATGGGCTGGACGAACTGGCGATGTCGTTGCTCAGCAGCGGCACCCTGGAGAGTTACCTGGAGCGTCACAAACAACTGGACGCGATGCGCATGCTGCACTTCTTCGCCCTCGACGAAGAAAACCCCGCCAGCATCTACAACTGCCTGCGCGCTGCCCGTGGCAATGCCCACGCGGTACGCGGGCGGATCACCGCCGACATGTGGGAAAACCTCAACGCCACCTGGCTGGAAATGCGCAGCATCGCCGCCGGCGGCCTGGCGCGCCATGGCATCAGCCACTTCTGCGACTGGGTCAAGCAGCGCTCGCACCTGTTCCGGGGCGCGACCTCGGGCACCATCATGCGCAATGACGCGTATCGGTTTATTCGCCTGGGCACCTTTGTCGAGCGCGCGGACAACACCTTGCGCCTGCTGGATGCGCGCTATGAGATGTTTGGTGAAGAGTCGGAAGAAGTCAGCGACTTGTCGGCACGCGGCTATTACCAGTGGAGCGCCCTGCTCCGCGCGTTGTCGTCGTTCGAGGCGTACACCGAGCTGTACCCGAATGCGTTGAATGCACGCTCGGTGTCGGAGTTGCTGCTGTTGCGCAGTGATGTGCCGCGATCGTTGCACGCGTGTATCGAGGAGCTGAGCCATATCCTGGCCGACCTGCCCGGCAGTTATGGCCGAACGGCGCAGCGTTTGGCCGCCGAGTTCGAGGCGCGGCTGCGTTATACGGGCATCGACGAAATCCTGGAAGACGGCTTGCACAGCCGGCTCACGGACTTTATCGACACCGTGCGCGAACTGGCCCGGGCGATTCACAGCTCATACCTTGAAGTGGTGTGA
- a CDS encoding transporter substrate-binding domain-containing protein, with protein MKSRRMATWLSSAVLMVAAGFTQAAEKPIVFAVAAEPYPPFTVKGGNGQWSGFEVDLIHKLCEGMKAECQIKEVAWDGIIPSLLAKKIDVIFSSMSVTDEREKQIAFSRAYYDSLLGVAGPKGSEVEVSPAGLKGKLIGVQISTVSANYLKKYYENIADLKYYDTQESANADLIAGRIDYMMADDTAIAMMVKTPEASALAHIASVPYDPIIGRGVGAGLRKEDTALKARLDKAIGELLVSKAYDDLSQHYFGLSVSPCKRSDTPAFVSKTCDSPYQQIAQKTE; from the coding sequence ATGAAATCCAGACGCATGGCAACGTGGTTGAGCAGTGCAGTGTTGATGGTGGCCGCAGGGTTTACCCAGGCCGCAGAGAAACCCATCGTGTTCGCAGTGGCGGCGGAACCCTATCCACCGTTTACCGTAAAGGGCGGCAATGGTCAGTGGTCCGGCTTTGAAGTGGACCTGATCCACAAGCTGTGCGAAGGCATGAAAGCTGAGTGCCAGATCAAGGAAGTCGCGTGGGACGGCATCATCCCGTCGCTGCTGGCGAAGAAGATCGACGTGATTTTTTCCTCGATGTCGGTCACCGATGAGCGTGAAAAACAGATCGCGTTCAGCCGTGCCTATTACGACTCTCTTCTCGGTGTGGCAGGCCCGAAAGGCAGTGAAGTCGAGGTTTCCCCAGCGGGGCTCAAGGGCAAGTTGATCGGCGTGCAGATCTCCACCGTCAGTGCTAATTACCTGAAAAAGTACTATGAGAACATCGCCGACCTTAAGTACTACGACACCCAGGAATCGGCCAACGCCGACCTGATTGCGGGGCGCATTGACTACATGATGGCCGACGACACCGCCATCGCCATGATGGTCAAAACCCCGGAGGCCAGCGCCTTGGCGCATATCGCCAGCGTGCCGTATGACCCGATTATCGGCCGTGGCGTCGGCGCCGGCCTGCGCAAGGAAGACACCGCGCTCAAGGCCCGCCTCGACAAGGCTATCGGCGAGTTGCTGGTGAGCAAGGCCTATGACGATTTGTCCCAGCATTACTTCGGCCTGTCGGTCAGCCCGTGCAAACGCAGCGACACCCCGGCGTTTGTCAGCAAGACCTGTGACAGCCCATATCAGCAAATCGCCCAGAAGACCGAATAA
- a CDS encoding circularly permuted type 2 ATP-grasp protein: protein MARSFFDEMNDADGVCRAHYQDFSRWLANTPPELLAQRRREADLLFHRAGITFTLYGDEQDTERLIPFDIIPRSIPASEWSVIERGCIQRVNALNMFLADIYHDQRIIKAGIIPADQVLGNEGYQKAMVGLDLHRDIYSHISGVDLVRDGDGTYYVLEDNLRTPSGVSYMLEDRKMMMRLFPEVFAKQRIAPVDHYPNLLLKTLKSSSRLDNPNVVVLTPGRFNSAFFEHAFLAREMGVELVEGADLFVHNLKVFMRTTDGPKPVDVIYRRIDDAFLDPKAFNPDSMLGVPGLVAAYCAGNVVLANAIGTGVADDKSIYPYVPEMIRFYLDEEPILQNVPTFQCRKPDELSHVLAHLPELVVKETQGSGGYGMLVGPASTAAEIEDFRQRIKARPHAYIAQPTLSLSTCPTFVENGIAPRHIDLRPFVLSGKETRLVPGGLTRVALKEGSLIVNSSQGGGTKDTWVVEG from the coding sequence ATGGCTCGATCTTTCTTTGATGAAATGAATGACGCAGATGGCGTGTGCCGTGCGCATTATCAGGATTTCTCCCGCTGGCTGGCCAACACGCCGCCGGAACTGCTGGCCCAACGGCGCCGCGAAGCCGATTTGCTGTTCCACCGCGCCGGTATCACCTTCACCCTCTACGGCGACGAGCAGGACACCGAGCGCCTGATCCCCTTCGACATCATCCCCCGCAGCATCCCCGCCAGTGAATGGAGCGTCATCGAACGCGGCTGTATCCAGCGGGTCAATGCGCTGAACATGTTCCTCGCCGACATCTACCACGACCAACGCATCATCAAGGCCGGGATCATTCCAGCGGACCAAGTGCTGGGCAACGAGGGTTATCAGAAGGCCATGGTCGGGTTGGACCTGCACCGCGACATCTACTCGCATATCTCCGGTGTGGACCTGGTGCGCGACGGCGACGGCACCTACTACGTGCTCGAAGACAACCTGCGCACGCCCAGCGGCGTGAGCTACATGCTCGAAGACCGCAAGATGATGATGCGCCTGTTCCCTGAGGTGTTCGCCAAGCAGCGCATCGCGCCGGTGGACCACTACCCCAACCTGCTGCTCAAGACCCTGAAAAGTTCCAGCCGCCTGGACAACCCCAACGTGGTGGTGCTGACCCCGGGCCGCTTCAACAGCGCCTTCTTCGAACACGCCTTCCTTGCACGTGAAATGGGCGTGGAGCTGGTGGAAGGCGCCGACCTGTTCGTGCACAACCTCAAGGTGTTCATGCGCACCACCGACGGGCCCAAACCGGTGGACGTGATTTACCGGCGCATCGACGACGCCTTCCTCGACCCCAAAGCCTTCAACCCCGATTCGATGCTCGGCGTGCCCGGCCTGGTGGCGGCTTACTGCGCGGGCAACGTGGTGCTGGCCAATGCGATTGGCACTGGCGTGGCCGATGACAAGTCGATCTACCCGTATGTGCCGGAAATGATCCGCTTCTACCTGGATGAAGAACCGATCCTGCAAAACGTGCCGACCTTCCAGTGCCGCAAGCCGGATGAACTGTCCCATGTGCTCGCGCATCTGCCGGAGCTGGTGGTCAAGGAAACCCAAGGCTCGGGCGGCTACGGCATGCTCGTCGGCCCAGCCTCCACCGCCGCCGAGATCGAGGACTTCCGCCAACGCATCAAGGCACGCCCCCACGCCTACATCGCCCAACCAACCTTGAGCCTGTCCACCTGCCCCACCTTTGTCGAAAACGGCATCGCGCCACGGCACATCGACCTGCGCCCATTCGTGCTCTCAGGCAAGGAAACCCGCCTGGTGCCTGGCGGCCTGACGCGCGTGGCGTTGAAGGAAGGCTCGTTGATCGTCAACTCGTCGCAAGGCGGCGGAACCAAGGACACCTGGGTGGTGGAGGGCTGA
- a CDS encoding cation:proton antiporter, which translates to MTFILWLAVLGAVLLTLALTSSYLRWMPVTTSAVCLLLGVAIGPLGVDLLHLDIKGSARWMEHLTEVAVLFSLFVSGLKLRLPLRHRTWRVAFGMAGPVMLLTILGVCLALHYVFALPWGVSLLVGAILAPTDPVLAGLVQVNNAQDYDALRFGLSGEAGLNDGTAFPFVIFALLFMQHGGFDGDWFGGWVLKNLLWAVPAGLLMGYWMGRGIGRVTLWMRIAHADSTLSPNDYLTLALIALAYVAAEAVGGYGFLSVFAAGLGLRQAEFKSTGNSQTPSEHLALPVVGHLEVEPARALKGDVSELADTQIAAGVMMGDMLSFGSLVERSMEVFLVTVLGIVLASHWDWRALPVAALLFCVIRPVSVLAMPWGNLIDYRQRGLIGWCGIRGIGSIYYLFYALNHGLIGTSSAVAVNLTVSVIALSIVVHGLSTQPMLAWYERRAKVNTQS; encoded by the coding sequence ATGACGTTTATTTTATGGTTGGCCGTCTTGGGCGCCGTGTTGCTCACACTCGCCCTCACCTCCTCCTACCTGCGCTGGATGCCGGTGACCACCTCGGCGGTGTGCCTGCTGCTGGGCGTGGCAATCGGCCCACTCGGTGTCGACCTGTTGCACCTCGATATCAAAGGCTCCGCACGCTGGATGGAGCACCTGACCGAAGTCGCGGTGCTGTTTTCCCTATTCGTCAGCGGCCTGAAACTGCGCCTGCCGCTCAGGCACCGCACGTGGCGCGTCGCATTCGGCATGGCCGGGCCGGTGATGCTGTTGACGATTCTCGGCGTGTGCCTGGCGCTGCATTACGTGTTCGCGTTGCCTTGGGGCGTGTCGTTGCTGGTGGGCGCCATTCTTGCGCCGACCGACCCGGTGCTGGCTGGGCTGGTGCAGGTCAATAATGCCCAGGACTATGACGCGCTGCGCTTTGGCTTGTCCGGTGAAGCCGGCCTCAACGATGGCACGGCCTTTCCCTTTGTGATCTTCGCGCTGCTGTTTATGCAGCACGGCGGGTTTGACGGTGACTGGTTCGGTGGCTGGGTGTTGAAGAACCTGTTGTGGGCGGTGCCGGCCGGGCTGTTGATGGGCTACTGGATGGGCCGTGGCATCGGACGTGTGACGCTGTGGATGCGCATCGCCCATGCAGACAGCACGTTGTCGCCCAACGATTACCTGACCCTGGCTCTGATTGCGCTGGCCTACGTGGCGGCTGAAGCGGTGGGTGGCTACGGCTTTCTGTCGGTGTTCGCCGCCGGGCTGGGCTTGCGCCAGGCCGAGTTCAAATCCACCGGCAACTCACAGACGCCGTCAGAGCATTTGGCGCTGCCGGTGGTGGGCCATTTGGAGGTGGAACCTGCGCGCGCCTTGAAAGGTGATGTCAGCGAACTTGCCGATACGCAGATCGCCGCCGGCGTGATGATGGGCGACATGCTGTCATTCGGCAGCCTGGTAGAGCGCTCGATGGAAGTGTTTCTGGTGACCGTGCTGGGGATTGTGCTGGCCAGCCATTGGGATTGGCGCGCACTACCGGTGGCGGCATTGCTGTTCTGCGTGATTCGCCCGGTCAGTGTGCTGGCAATGCCCTGGGGCAACCTGATCGATTACCGGCAACGCGGCTTGATCGGCTGGTGCGGCATTCGCGGCATCGGCAGTATTTACTACCTGTTCTACGCGCTCAACCACGGGCTGATCGGCACCAGCAGCGCGGTGGCGGTGAACCTTACGGTGTCAGTGATCGCCTTGAGCATCGTCGTTCATGGCCTGAGTACCCAGCCGATGCTGGCGTGGTATGAACGACGTGCCAAGGTGAACACTCAGTCTTGA